The segment CTGCGCCTGCGGATCAACAACCGAGAGTACAGGCATATTTGATATCCTTTCGCCTTTGAACCCTTCCATATCAATGAACGTTGCAGCCGTTGCCGGGAGTTTTATCTCTCCTGCTTCCTTTGTCCTGATGACATAGGAATAGGTGGAGGACTTACCTCCTTTAAGCACTTCCTTGAATTCCAGGTTACCGCTTACGAAAGATACACTTGAAGGCAGGGTCTCTGACGTGATCACACTGGCATCCCTGTTACCCTGATTCTCAACCTTTACAGTGACAGTCGCTTCCTTACCCGGATTTACGGAAGAAGGGCTTATTGTCTTGGTAAGCACTATATTGGGCCCGTTCACTGTGACCTCGGAGGTTATTGATTTGAATGTGCGCACTTTGCCGTCAGGAGCCGTGAATGTCGCAATCGTTGCAGGAGGTGTGTTCTTGCCTGTTTTTACAGGTTTCATCGTATATTTGAGCAGGTCCGATTTTGTCTCACCCGGTGCAAGGGAAACTGTGGTCTCCAGATTGGCATTGTCCTGCAGCTCAAAGTATTGATTAAGGGTGTCTGTAACAGTTGCAGAACTTACACTGTAGAGGCCTTTGTTGTAGACGCTCACCGTTACATAAACAGACCTATCCATGTATATTTCCTTTGGAATGCTCTTGGTGATGATGAGTTCGACAACAGGCTCTATGGTGAGTGTCTTCTTTCCTTCGTTGGTGTGGATCTGGTTGTTGATATCCCTGGAGCTTGTTGTGACTTTGAAGTCGACCTTTGTCTGGTCCCAGTATTCAGATACCTTGAACTTGACAACTATAGGCTCAAGAACATCATCTTCCTTCACGTCTGTATAGCTGTACTTCAGTTTTCCTGAAGTCTGCTCCATTCCGCACGGGTCAATCTCAACATCCATATTGAAGGCTTTGGCATCCCCTTCGTTCTTGATCTTGATAGTTGCCGTAACAATAGATGAACCCGTCAGCCTCGGATCATATGTAGCCGGATCTTTATCGGTGGTGATCTCGATCTTCATCTTGGGATAGGCTCTCTTATACACTTTGATGGCAGCCTTGGGGTCCTTCATGTTGCCGGTCCACGGATCGATATTAAGGGTTACCGAATCGACAACCACTTTTACGTCGTTACCGTTTTCCGTATCACGATATGTCAGGCTTTCCCCCACTCTCACAGGAGAAATAGCTTTTACCTGATTGTTGCTGGTTATGCTGATACTGACAAAGCCGTCAGTATTGAAGTCCTCGGCTTTGATGACATAAGTGTCCATGGCAAGGGTAGCTCCCCAGCCAAGGGTACCGCTCTTGGTCGCACTGTCCGCCCATTCAATATCATCAGCGGTATAGGCTAATGCAGGCAGGCAGAGAAGCATCAATGAAAATAAAAAGATAAGGGATTTTCGGAACATTGCTCATCCTCATGCGTTAGTAGTAAAAATTAAGAAGATATCATTTTTAGGACTATTCTTTCGGTATCAGTGACTTGAAGCCCTTGAGCTGGGAAGGCCTGTCAATTACAGTGGTCCTGGAAGTGGAGGTCGGGAGATCTGTAAGCGCAGGCTGCTGTATAAGTCCTGCAGTATTATCGTCCGCTTTACGCTGGCTTTTGTAGCCCGCTTCAATGGTGTGCTTTACGCTTAGCTCCACAGGATCTGAGAAAAGGTTCGCTCTCTCTGCTTGCTTTTCCGAGCTCCTTTTGGACATGTCGACCTTGAGATCCCGCTCCCTGGCCCTGGAGCCATATTCCTTGCCGTCCCTGTAGTTCTGCATTACAAGTTTCCCAAGACCGGACTCCCTTGCAAGGTCTTCCAGCATCGAGTATTGCTCGCTGACCCAGCCGAGCTCGGAATGCTTATGGTATCCTACTTCAAAACCGAGTTTATAGGCACTTTTGACAAGCTCGTCGACCTCAGACCTTGTGAGCTGCGCTTGCTCCTCTTTCTTTTTGAAAAACCTGACCATAGCCTCACATCCTCATTCAAGCATTCCCAGGACACACAGGCCCCTTTCATTAAAACCCACGCTGCGCAGGTTACAGTCGTGCTTCGTCCCTCTCATCTTGATGATCTGGATAGCGCGCGTCATTGTCTTATCATAGAGGAAATTGTGCAGGAATATGACCCCATGTGATGCGAACTGTTCTGTGGAATATGCCGTGGGGTCCGTCATCTCGGATATAAGTATCGTGGTGCAGCCCAGCTTCTTCAGGTTGCGTATGAACCTGCTCATCTCCTTTTCCTGGAGGGACATGTCCTTTGATGTGAAACGTATGGCTGAGACCGAATCTATCACCAGTCTCTTTACACCGTACTCAGCAACATATGATGCAATTTCCTTATACACCGTTGCTGGGGAAGGTGCCCCGTGGTCTGCCGGAGAGTTGATCATATCATGGTCATTAAGACCGCTTTCATGCAGCTCATCAATAAAACCATAGTCCATCCTTGGCCCAAGGTCCGCAAACAGGAGCTTATGCATCTTGATGAGGGTTATAACGTTCATGGAGTAATTGGACATATCATCGATGATGTTCTGCGGGCTCTCAACGAGGCTTACATAAAGACCTACTTCCCCAAGCGCCGCCCCCTGTGCAAGGTACTGGACGCAAAATGTGGTTTTGCCGCTTCCGGGAGGACCACTTAGAAGATAAACACGTTCCGATAGTAGTCCTCCTTGCAGGATCTCGTCAAGACCATCAATTCCAGTTCTAATTCTCATAAGGTGCCCTCGGTAAATATATTATCTTTTATTATATTTATTACGTGCAGATATATTACTGTTATTATGCAGCTAATAATATACATAATAGTATTATACATATTAGTATCCTAATTACCTTCCAGGCTGCGACAAATTGAAATTGATTGGAAAATATCCTTTATCTATGAAGCTATCAGATGTAGTTGCCACCTTGGAACAAATAGCTCCTCCTGAACTGGCAGAGGATTTCGATATTGGCAGGATTGGACTCACCCTGGATCTTGAGAATGACATTCAGAAAATTGCCGTGTCTCTTGATCCTACACGGTATGTGCTGAAAAGAGCAGCAGATATAGGAGCGGATCTGCTCATAACACATCACACCCTGATCTTCCACCCATTGAACCTCATCAATAAGCCTCTTGCGGAAATTCTCAGGATAGCCCTGGACAACAATATCTCATTGTACTCGATGCACACCAATCTCGATAAGGCAAAGGGAGGCATCAACGACGCACTTGCAAGAAGGATAGGCCTTTCCAACATTGTTGATACCGCGGTCGGAAAGATCGGGACTGTCAGCTCCTGTCCTGCCGAGACCTTTGTGAACCACGTTGCAAAGAGCCTGGATACCCATGTCCAGTTCACGGGCCGCAAGGAAGAGATCAGCAAGGTCATGGTCTTTGGAGGAAGCGGCTTCAGGAACGAGTACCTCGCGGTGGCAAAGCAGTATGATGTCGA is part of the Methanolobus chelungpuianus genome and harbors:
- a CDS encoding CARDB domain-containing protein; amino-acid sequence: MFRKSLIFLFSLMLLCLPALAYTADDIEWADSATKSGTLGWGATLAMDTYVIKAEDFNTDGFVSISITSNNQVKAISPVRVGESLTYRDTENGNDVKVVVDSVTLNIDPWTGNMKDPKAAIKVYKRAYPKMKIEITTDKDPATYDPRLTGSSIVTATIKIKNEGDAKAFNMDVEIDPCGMEQTSGKLKYSYTDVKEDDVLEPIVVKFKVSEYWDQTKVDFKVTTSSRDINNQIHTNEGKKTLTIEPVVELIITKSIPKEIYMDRSVYVTVSVYNKGLYSVSSATVTDTLNQYFELQDNANLETTVSLAPGETKSDLLKYTMKPVKTGKNTPPATIATFTAPDGKVRTFKSITSEVTVNGPNIVLTKTISPSSVNPGKEATVTVKVENQGNRDASVITSETLPSSVSFVSGNLEFKEVLKGGKSSTYSYVIRTKEAGEIKLPATAATFIDMEGFKGERISNMPVLSVVDPQAQGSASLADDPKTDTSGGTSGSTPSTDSTDPSDERVQPGFEASLMIFVLGCAFAVIRRREKQ
- a CDS encoding RAD55 family ATPase, which encodes MRIRTGIDGLDEILQGGLLSERVYLLSGPPGSGKTTFCVQYLAQGAALGEVGLYVSLVESPQNIIDDMSNYSMNVITLIKMHKLLFADLGPRMDYGFIDELHESGLNDHDMINSPADHGAPSPATVYKEIASYVAEYGVKRLVIDSVSAIRFTSKDMSLQEKEMSRFIRNLKKLGCTTILISEMTDPTAYSTEQFASHGVIFLHNFLYDKTMTRAIQIIKMRGTKHDCNLRSVGFNERGLCVLGMLE
- a CDS encoding Nif3-like dinuclear metal center hexameric protein, with product MKLSDVVATLEQIAPPELAEDFDIGRIGLTLDLENDIQKIAVSLDPTRYVLKRAADIGADLLITHHTLIFHPLNLINKPLAEILRIALDNNISLYSMHTNLDKAKGGINDALARRIGLSNIVDTAVGKIGTVSSCPAETFVNHVAKSLDTHVQFTGRKEEISKVMVFGGSGFRNEYLAVAKQYDVDAYVSAELKHDIIRSWEDMLLVDATHYATENPGMQDLCTVLEEKLRLDVEFIDHNPFIEVL